The proteins below come from a single Prochlorococcus marinus CUG1415 genomic window:
- a CDS encoding FGGY-family carbohydrate kinase, giving the protein MPDNFYGGLDFGTSGARISIINLHKKLVYSNSVPYSYSFKNQNSWINSCENLLVSLPIEVKINLNKLAISGTSGTLTASNLQGEPIGEAIPYDQACNENKILLESLTSGEGHLRTPYSSLAKALKLIDKYGTNILLRHQSDWITGWFLKDWTYGEEGNNLKLGWDLKKESWPKSYLNTSWQKCLPHIVKSGKIIGQVNFDLAERFNLNKKLILISGTTDSNASLIAAGLDKEDGLTVLGTTIVVKKIIDKPIKKQGITTHRVNGDWICGGASNAGCGILSKFFSDLEIKELSRQINPSKNTSLDLLPLNSQGERFPINNSNLEPILGPRPVSDSLYLHALFEGLAKIELKGWEKLGKLTGSLPKKIITIGGGSKNPQWRKIREKIINIPIVSCNKTTSFGTALLAINSK; this is encoded by the coding sequence ATGCCTGATAATTTTTATGGAGGGTTAGATTTTGGAACCAGTGGTGCAAGAATATCAATAATTAATCTTCATAAGAAATTAGTATATTCAAATTCAGTACCTTATTCATACAGCTTTAAAAATCAAAATTCTTGGATCAATTCTTGTGAAAATCTCTTAGTTAGTTTACCTATTGAGGTAAAAATCAACCTTAATAAATTGGCTATCTCCGGCACCTCAGGAACTTTAACAGCATCCAATTTGCAAGGAGAGCCGATAGGAGAAGCAATACCTTATGACCAAGCATGTAATGAAAATAAGATCCTTCTTGAATCTTTAACTTCTGGAGAAGGTCATCTACGTACTCCATACAGTAGTCTTGCCAAAGCATTAAAACTAATAGATAAATATGGGACAAATATACTTTTAAGACATCAATCTGATTGGATCACTGGTTGGTTTTTAAAAGATTGGACTTATGGAGAAGAAGGTAATAATCTAAAACTTGGTTGGGATCTAAAAAAAGAATCGTGGCCAAAAAGCTATCTCAATACTTCATGGCAAAAATGCCTACCTCATATAGTAAAAAGTGGAAAAATTATTGGACAAGTAAATTTTGATTTGGCGGAGAGATTTAACTTGAATAAGAAATTAATATTAATCTCAGGCACCACTGACTCGAATGCAAGTTTAATAGCTGCAGGTTTAGATAAAGAAGATGGTCTCACAGTTTTAGGAACAACAATTGTGGTTAAGAAAATTATTGATAAACCTATAAAAAAACAGGGAATTACAACCCATAGAGTAAACGGCGATTGGATATGTGGAGGAGCATCAAATGCGGGATGCGGTATCTTGTCTAAGTTCTTTTCTGATTTAGAAATAAAGGAACTCAGTCGACAAATTAATCCATCGAAAAACACTTCTTTGGATCTTTTACCTCTAAATAGTCAAGGAGAGAGATTTCCTATTAATAATTCTAATTTAGAGCCGATACTTGGTCCTAGGCCAGTAAGCGACTCACTTTATTTACATGCATTATTTGAGGGGCTAGCTAAGATCGAATTAAAAGGATGGGAAAAACTAGGCAAACTAACAGGTTCACTTCCCAAAAAAATTATTACTATTGGTGGAGGTTCAAAAAACCCTCAGTGGAGAAAAATAAGAGAAAAAATTATAAATATACCAATAGTTTCATGTAATAAAACCACTTCTTTTGGTACTGCCTTATTAGCGATTAATTCAAAATAA
- the psbM gene encoding photosystem II reaction center protein PsbM translates to METTNFGFIASLLFVGVPTIFLIGLYISTQDGEKSSFFSDSGKGKLGPKR, encoded by the coding sequence ATGGAAACAACAAATTTTGGGTTCATAGCAAGTCTTCTTTTCGTGGGAGTACCAACTATTTTTCTAATAGGTTTATATATCTCCACTCAAGATGGTGAAAAATCAAGCTTCTTCTCAGATTCTGGTAAAGGTAAACTGGGACCAAAACGCTAA
- a CDS encoding R-phycoerythrin subunit beta: MSVSKNNQLFSSDKKLNDLSNIKEFINSANSRLDAITSITNNSHAIAADAVTAMICENQDSVNSKISFNTTNKMSVCLRDGEIILRIVAYLLISNDESVLAKSCLKDLKNTYLALGVPLRNARRVVELMRDATISDLNSTVNNMKGNKGFLPQLISETECQFERIINLLN; this comes from the coding sequence ATGTCAGTTTCAAAGAATAATCAACTATTTTCCTCTGATAAGAAATTAAATGATTTAAGCAATATAAAAGAATTTATTAATAGTGCAAACTCGAGATTAGATGCAATAACCTCAATAACCAATAATTCACATGCAATTGCAGCTGATGCTGTAACAGCAATGATTTGCGAAAATCAAGATTCAGTTAATTCAAAAATATCTTTCAATACAACTAATAAGATGTCCGTTTGTTTAAGAGATGGAGAAATAATCCTAAGGATTGTTGCTTATCTTTTAATTTCTAATGACGAATCAGTTTTAGCAAAAAGTTGTTTGAAGGATCTTAAAAATACTTATCTTGCTCTTGGGGTACCTTTAAGAAATGCAAGAAGGGTTGTTGAATTAATGAGAGATGCAACAATCTCTGATTTAAATTCAACAGTTAATAATATGAAAGGAAACAAAGGCTTTCTCCCTCAATTAATATCTGAAACAGAGTGTCAATTTGAAAGGATAATTAATCTTTTAAACTAG
- a CDS encoding photosystem II reaction center protein T, protein MEAFAYVLILTLAVVTLFFAIAFRDPPKFDKK, encoded by the coding sequence ATGGAAGCTTTTGCTTACGTTCTTATTTTAACTCTTGCAGTTGTTACTTTATTTTTTGCTATCGCTTTTAGAGATCCCCCTAAATTTGATAAAAAATAA
- a CDS encoding phycobiliprotein lyase, giving the protein MTKNLTTINQFIDKSIGEWKSIRSTHTLAFQEFENSTSKIYINHINSNNKKVNEIFKNYKLSLNLESIAISIKWQSISDWEEDDMSEGDETILIFLPKDENSGIVLRNKGYTESFISSSNYLVDEQNNLHIKTIYKSTFSEERISFLSTHIRSRFSTIRNLENNSVIQTSHTSEIRNLASLKD; this is encoded by the coding sequence TTGACGAAGAATCTAACAACAATTAATCAATTCATCGACAAAAGTATAGGAGAGTGGAAATCTATAAGAAGTACTCATACTTTAGCTTTTCAGGAATTTGAAAACTCAACTAGTAAAATATACATAAATCATATCAACTCAAACAATAAAAAAGTTAATGAAATTTTTAAAAATTACAAATTAAGTTTAAACCTAGAGAGCATAGCGATTTCTATAAAATGGCAATCTATTAGTGATTGGGAAGAAGATGATATGAGTGAGGGAGATGAAACTATTTTGATATTTTTACCCAAGGATGAAAATTCAGGAATTGTTTTACGAAATAAAGGTTATACAGAATCCTTTATTTCATCATCCAATTATTTAGTTGATGAACAAAATAATTTACACATTAAAACCATTTACAAATCAACATTTTCCGAAGAAAGAATTTCCTTTTTATCCACTCACATAAGATCCAGATTTTCTACTATTAGAAATCTGGAAAATAACTCAGTAATACAGACTTCACATACTTCAGAGATAAGGAATTTAGCTAGTTTAAAAGATTAA
- the metK gene encoding methionine adenosyltransferase, whose protein sequence is MSDFIFTSESVTEGHPDKICDQISDAVLDALLTEDPESRVACETVVNTGLCLLTGEITSKAKVDYIKLVRNVIKEIGYEGYRAGGFDANSCAVLVALDEQSPDISQGVNDAEDVNDDLEDNTGAGDQGIMFGYACDETPELMPLPISLAHRLAIQLAKVRHEEVLNYLLPDGKTQVSIDYEKGLPVSINTILISTQHNPEIDGITNEEEIRQRIKEDLWKHVVIPATEDLEIKPNISKTRFLVNPTGKFVVGGPQGDAGLTGRKIIVDTYGGYARHGGGAFSGKDPTKVDRSAAYAARYVAKSIVKAKLAKKAEVQLSYAIGVAKPISILVETFDTGIISQASLTELIKEHFDLRPAAIIKEFNLRNLPKKMGGKFFRKTASYGHFGRRDLQLPWENVEEKAAQLAAAAKIFL, encoded by the coding sequence ATGAGTGATTTCATTTTTACCTCAGAATCTGTAACTGAAGGTCATCCTGACAAAATATGTGATCAAATTAGTGACGCTGTTTTAGATGCTTTATTGACAGAAGATCCAGAAAGCAGAGTTGCATGCGAAACTGTTGTTAATACTGGTCTTTGTTTACTTACTGGAGAAATAACTTCAAAAGCAAAAGTCGATTACATAAAACTTGTGAGAAATGTAATTAAAGAAATTGGATATGAAGGCTATAGAGCAGGTGGTTTTGACGCAAATAGTTGTGCTGTTTTAGTAGCACTTGACGAGCAATCACCAGATATTTCACAAGGAGTAAACGACGCAGAAGATGTTAACGATGATTTGGAAGATAATACCGGAGCTGGTGATCAAGGCATAATGTTCGGCTATGCATGCGATGAGACGCCTGAATTAATGCCCTTACCGATTAGCTTGGCACATAGATTAGCTATTCAACTTGCCAAAGTGAGGCATGAAGAAGTCCTTAATTATCTACTCCCTGATGGTAAAACTCAAGTAAGCATTGATTACGAAAAAGGGTTACCAGTTTCTATTAATACGATTTTAATTTCAACTCAACATAATCCTGAGATTGATGGAATAACAAATGAAGAAGAAATTCGTCAAAGAATAAAAGAAGATTTATGGAAGCATGTTGTAATTCCTGCTACTGAAGATTTAGAAATTAAACCAAATATTAGCAAAACAAGATTTCTAGTAAACCCTACGGGAAAATTTGTCGTAGGAGGGCCTCAAGGAGATGCGGGACTCACTGGCAGAAAAATTATTGTAGATACTTATGGTGGATATGCAAGACACGGAGGAGGGGCATTTTCTGGTAAAGATCCCACAAAAGTAGATAGATCAGCCGCTTATGCAGCACGTTATGTAGCTAAAAGCATAGTTAAAGCAAAATTGGCAAAAAAAGCAGAAGTACAATTAAGTTATGCAATTGGAGTAGCAAAACCAATTTCCATTCTCGTGGAAACTTTTGATACAGGTATTATTTCACAAGCTAGTTTGACTGAGCTAATTAAAGAGCACTTTGATTTAAGGCCCGCAGCAATAATAAAAGAATTTAACTTAAGAAATCTACCCAAAAAAATGGGAGGTAAATTTTTTAGAAAGACTGCATCCTATGGACATTTTGGAAGAAGAGATCTTCAGCTCCCTTGGGAAAACGTAGAAGAAAAAGCAGCCCAATTAGCAGCGGCTGCCAAAATCTTTTTATAA
- a CDS encoding TVP38/TMEM64 family protein gives MNINSLEKKISSIKPIYKYTFLIICLLALIVGLVSYLLITYEDQIKLFVDKAGIWGPFIIFLARGISIIFPALPSSIFSLIAGGVFGFKQGYITIVLSDLICCQLAFFIARNYGRIPVERLVGKKPMQRLEKFNRYQLEENFFLMTGLLMTGLFDFLSYSIGLGGTRWRTFTPALIISLLISDSILVAVGAEIGKQIYLVIPLLIAFAFAIFQGVRKKRRSQ, from the coding sequence ATGAATATCAACTCATTAGAAAAAAAAATTAGTAGTATTAAACCAATATACAAATATACTTTCTTAATAATTTGTTTACTGGCTCTCATAGTGGGTCTAGTAAGTTATCTGTTGATAACATACGAAGATCAAATCAAATTATTTGTAGACAAAGCTGGTATTTGGGGGCCATTCATAATTTTTCTAGCAAGAGGGATAAGTATAATTTTTCCAGCTTTACCAAGTTCTATCTTTTCTCTTATAGCAGGAGGAGTTTTTGGATTCAAACAAGGCTATATAACAATCGTTTTATCAGACCTAATTTGTTGTCAACTAGCATTTTTTATAGCTCGGAACTACGGAAGAATTCCTGTTGAACGTTTAGTAGGCAAAAAGCCTATGCAACGTCTAGAAAAATTTAACCGTTATCAACTAGAAGAGAATTTCTTTTTAATGACAGGACTTCTTATGACAGGATTATTTGATTTTTTAAGTTACTCCATAGGTTTAGGAGGAACAAGATGGAGGACTTTTACCCCCGCATTAATAATTAGTTTGTTAATATCAGACTCCATTTTAGTTGCGGTAGGCGCTGAAATTGGTAAGCAAATTTATCTAGTAATTCCTCTTCTAATAGCTTTTGCTTTTGCTATTTTCCAAGGTGTAAGAAAAAAAAGAAGATCTCAATAA
- a CDS encoding 30S ribosomal protein S1, producing MNETSSQTIKEISEDKEIQNSSELDNNSASHNAEDLSFEKNDIPSADSSSSRTNADFDNAGFTQEEFASLLGKYDYNFKPGDLVKGTVFALEPKGAMIDIGAKTAAFMPVQEVSINRVEGLNEVLQPSESREFFIMSEENEDGQLALSIRRIEYQRAWERVRQLQKEDATIYSEVFATNRGGALVRVEGLRGFIPGSHISARRIKDDLEGEYLPLKFLEVDEERNRLVLSHRRALVEKKMNRLEVGEVVVGSVKGIKPYGAFIDIGGVSGLLHISEISHEHIETPHNILNVNDEMKVMIIDLDSERGRISLSTKALEPEPGDMLTDPQKVFSKAEEMAAKYKQMLFEQTDDNEEMPTASSETV from the coding sequence ATGAACGAAACTTCTTCCCAAACTATTAAAGAAATTTCTGAAGATAAAGAAATTCAAAATTCGTCTGAATTAGATAATAATTCAGCATCCCATAATGCGGAAGATTTATCATTCGAAAAGAACGACATTCCTTCAGCAGATTCTTCTTCCAGCAGAACAAATGCGGATTTTGATAATGCAGGTTTCACACAAGAAGAATTTGCATCCCTTTTGGGTAAGTATGATTATAACTTTAAGCCTGGCGATCTAGTAAAAGGTACAGTTTTTGCTCTAGAACCCAAAGGAGCCATGATAGATATAGGTGCAAAAACAGCTGCTTTTATGCCTGTTCAGGAGGTTTCAATAAATAGAGTTGAAGGACTAAATGAGGTTTTACAACCTTCAGAAAGCAGAGAATTTTTCATAATGAGTGAAGAAAATGAAGATGGCCAATTAGCACTTTCTATTAGAAGGATTGAATATCAAAGAGCATGGGAAAGAGTTAGACAACTGCAAAAAGAAGATGCCACTATATATTCCGAAGTTTTCGCAACAAACAGAGGTGGTGCTCTTGTAAGGGTAGAAGGCTTAAGAGGTTTCATCCCCGGTTCTCATATAAGTGCTCGAAGAATTAAAGATGACTTAGAAGGTGAATACTTACCTTTAAAATTTCTTGAAGTTGATGAAGAAAGAAACAGATTAGTACTTAGTCATAGAAGAGCTTTAGTTGAGAAAAAAATGAATAGACTTGAGGTTGGTGAAGTTGTTGTAGGTTCTGTTAAAGGTATTAAACCTTATGGGGCTTTTATTGATATTGGAGGAGTTAGTGGTCTATTGCACATTTCTGAGATCAGTCATGAACATATCGAGACTCCTCATAATATATTAAATGTTAATGATGAAATGAAAGTTATGATAATTGATCTTGATTCAGAAAGAGGACGAATTTCATTATCTACTAAAGCACTTGAACCTGAACCAGGCGATATGCTAACTGACCCTCAAAAAGTTTTTAGTAAAGCTGAAGAAATGGCTGCGAAATACAAACAAATGTTATTTGAACAAACTGACGATAACGAAGAGATGCCCACAGCCTCATCTGAAACAGTATAA
- the psbB gene encoding photosystem II chlorophyll-binding protein CP47: MGLPWYRVHTVVINDPGRLLAVHLMHTALLAGWAGSMALYELAIFDPSDAVLNPMWRQGMYVMPFMARLGITGSWNGWDITGATGVDPGFWSFEGVAAAHIVFSGLLMLASIWHWTYWDLELWEDSRTGEPALDLPRIFGIHLLLAGLTCFGFGAFHCANVGIWVSDPYGLTGHIEPVSPSWTADGFNPFNPGGIVANHIAAGLLGIIGGIFHITNRPGERLYKALKLGSLEGVLASALAAVLFVSFVVAGTMWYGSATTPVELFGPTRYQWDSGYFKTEINRRVQTAMDNGATREEAYASIPEKLAFYDYVGNSPAKGGLFRVGALVNGDGLPTGWQGHITFQDKEGNDLEVRRIPNFFENFPVILEDKEGNVRADIPFRRAEAKYSFEQTGITATIYGGDLNGQTFTDPAVVKRLARKAQLGEAFKFDRETYKSDGVFRSSPRAWFTYAHLCFGLLFLFGHWWHASRTLYKNNFAGIDSEIGDQVEFGLFKKLGDETTRRIPGRV, from the coding sequence ATGGGATTGCCTTGGTATCGAGTGCACACAGTAGTTATTAACGACCCAGGTCGACTACTGGCTGTGCATCTCATGCATACTGCATTATTAGCCGGCTGGGCCGGTTCTATGGCTCTTTATGAATTAGCCATTTTTGATCCTTCAGATGCTGTTCTCAATCCAATGTGGAGACAGGGGATGTACGTCATGCCATTCATGGCAAGATTAGGAATCACAGGAAGTTGGAACGGATGGGATATAACCGGTGCTACTGGGGTTGATCCCGGATTCTGGAGTTTTGAAGGAGTTGCAGCAGCACACATAGTATTTAGTGGACTTTTGATGTTAGCTTCAATATGGCATTGGACATATTGGGATCTTGAACTATGGGAGGACTCAAGAACAGGAGAACCTGCACTTGATCTACCAAGAATTTTTGGTATTCACCTTCTCTTAGCTGGCCTTACATGCTTTGGATTTGGAGCTTTTCATTGTGCCAATGTAGGTATTTGGGTTTCAGACCCTTATGGTTTAACCGGTCATATTGAACCAGTGTCTCCATCCTGGACTGCAGATGGCTTTAATCCATTTAATCCTGGAGGGATCGTTGCGAACCATATTGCAGCCGGTCTATTGGGTATTATTGGGGGTATTTTTCATATCACAAACAGACCTGGAGAAAGACTTTATAAAGCGCTTAAGCTTGGAAGTTTGGAAGGAGTATTAGCTAGTGCTTTAGCTGCTGTTCTTTTCGTATCTTTTGTTGTTGCAGGAACAATGTGGTATGGATCAGCAACAACTCCAGTTGAGTTGTTTGGTCCAACAAGATATCAATGGGATTCTGGTTATTTCAAAACTGAGATAAATAGAAGAGTCCAAACAGCTATGGATAATGGTGCTACTAGAGAGGAAGCATACGCTTCAATTCCAGAAAAATTAGCATTTTATGACTACGTAGGTAATAGTCCTGCTAAAGGCGGATTATTTAGGGTCGGAGCTCTTGTTAATGGCGATGGCTTACCAACTGGTTGGCAAGGTCATATTACTTTCCAAGATAAAGAAGGTAATGATTTAGAAGTAAGAAGAATACCTAATTTCTTTGAGAACTTCCCAGTCATACTTGAAGATAAAGAAGGTAATGTAAGGGCCGATATTCCATTTAGAAGAGCTGAAGCCAAGTATTCGTTTGAGCAAACTGGCATTACTGCAACTATTTATGGTGGAGACTTAAATGGTCAAACATTTACTGATCCTGCGGTAGTTAAAAGATTAGCTAGAAAAGCACAGCTTGGCGAAGCATTTAAGTTTGACAGAGAAACTTATAAATCTGATGGTGTATTCCGAAGCTCTCCAAGAGCATGGTTTACCTATGCCCATTTATGTTTCGGATTGTTATTCTTATTCGGTCATTGGTGGCATGCTTCAAGAACCCTTTACAAGAACAACTTTGCTGGTATTGATTCTGAAATTGGCGACCAAGTTGAATTCGGTCTATTCAAGAAACTTGGTGACGAGACCACTAGAAGAATCCCAGGAAGGGTTTAA
- a CDS encoding UvrD-helicase domain-containing protein yields the protein MSQTNNFLFKSLNNEQLQAVKHVYGPLLVVAGAGSGKTKALTHRIANLIENNSIDPYNILAVTFTNKAAKEMKARLEVLLAQEIAFNQFGQPWSSLKEIDQNQLRTNVHQERLQNLWIGTFHSLFSRLLRYDIEKYNDPEGLKWTRQFSIYDETDSQTLVKEIISQDMNLDPKRYDPKKIKRLISNAKNQCLTSNDLLEKADNNFDKTVAEAYKRYRISLSKNNSLDFDDLLLLPVFLLRQNDVVRDYWHKRFQHILVDEYQDTNRTQYELIKLITAGNTEPKKFFNWEDRSIFVVGDADQSIYSFRAADFRILIGFQEDFKNSFNDDTKSSLIKLEENYRSSSNILDAANSLIENNSERIDKVLKATKAKGELLKLLSCDDEISEAEAITNKIKSLNNYNQNPIWKNFAILYRTRAQSRVLEESLVRWRIPYTIFGGLRFYDRREIKDAIAYLKVLVNSSDNVSLLRIINVPRRGIGKTTIQKLNELSNRLNIPLWEVLNDKQSIEETIGRSSKGINKFTEVMNDLRCYLENSGPAQLLQLILEKSGYLNDLLANGTEESEDRRNNLQELINAATQYEEETESGDVEGFLSTAALTTDNDTKKNNPNSVTLMTLHNSKGLEFQNVFITGLEQGLFPSHRSIDTPSLLEEERRLCYVGITRAKERVFLSHARERRLWGGMREATIPSIFLSEIPEDLMDGELPQTGGASIRRDWHLDRLTRVDRNNQNEFANKPINAVRKLYSGPSKGKSWIVGDKLIHSKFGKGEIIHIFGSGEKISLAVKFGDKGSKILDPRLAPIRYVS from the coding sequence GTGTCTCAAACTAACAATTTCCTTTTTAAGTCTTTAAACAATGAACAACTTCAAGCAGTAAAACATGTTTATGGCCCACTATTAGTTGTAGCAGGTGCAGGCAGCGGAAAGACAAAAGCTCTTACCCACAGAATTGCGAATCTTATTGAAAACAACTCTATAGATCCCTATAACATTCTTGCGGTCACTTTTACTAACAAAGCTGCTAAAGAAATGAAAGCAAGGTTAGAAGTTCTTCTAGCACAAGAAATAGCTTTTAATCAATTTGGTCAGCCTTGGTCAAGTCTCAAAGAAATTGATCAAAATCAATTAAGAACAAACGTTCATCAAGAGAGGCTTCAAAATCTTTGGATAGGTACCTTTCATTCTTTATTTTCAAGACTTCTAAGATACGATATTGAAAAATATAATGACCCAGAAGGATTAAAATGGACAAGGCAATTTTCAATTTACGATGAAACAGATTCTCAAACATTAGTAAAAGAAATTATCAGTCAAGATATGAATCTTGATCCCAAAAGATATGATCCCAAAAAGATTAAAAGATTAATAAGTAATGCTAAAAATCAATGCCTAACTTCGAATGATCTTTTAGAAAAAGCAGACAATAATTTTGATAAAACAGTTGCAGAAGCCTACAAGAGATATAGGATTTCACTTTCAAAAAATAATTCTTTAGATTTTGATGATCTTCTACTTTTGCCTGTTTTTTTATTGAGGCAAAATGATGTAGTCAGAGATTACTGGCACAAAAGATTTCAACACATTCTAGTTGACGAATATCAAGATACAAATAGAACACAATATGAACTTATAAAATTAATTACTGCTGGCAATACTGAACCAAAAAAATTCTTTAATTGGGAAGATAGGTCAATTTTTGTAGTAGGGGATGCTGATCAAAGCATTTACAGTTTTAGAGCCGCTGACTTCAGAATTCTAATTGGTTTTCAAGAAGATTTTAAAAATTCATTTAATGACGACACAAAATCATCTTTAATTAAATTAGAAGAAAATTATAGGTCATCTTCTAATATTCTTGATGCTGCAAACTCATTAATTGAAAACAACTCTGAAAGAATTGATAAAGTTTTAAAGGCAACTAAAGCAAAAGGGGAGCTTTTAAAGTTACTAAGCTGTGATGATGAAATTTCTGAGGCAGAAGCAATTACCAATAAAATAAAATCACTCAATAATTATAATCAAAACCCAATTTGGAAAAATTTTGCAATTTTATATCGAACAAGAGCTCAGTCAAGAGTATTAGAGGAATCTCTTGTAAGGTGGCGCATTCCTTATACAATTTTTGGAGGACTGCGTTTTTATGATAGAAGAGAAATTAAAGATGCAATAGCATATTTGAAAGTTCTGGTTAATTCTTCAGATAATGTAAGTCTTTTACGGATCATAAATGTTCCCAGAAGAGGGATTGGTAAGACCACTATTCAGAAACTTAATGAACTATCTAACAGGTTAAATATTCCATTATGGGAGGTTCTTAATGATAAGCAAAGTATTGAAGAAACAATAGGCAGATCATCAAAAGGAATTAATAAATTTACTGAAGTTATGAATGATCTACGTTGCTATTTAGAAAATTCAGGCCCTGCTCAATTACTGCAACTAATCTTAGAAAAAAGTGGTTATTTAAATGACTTGCTAGCTAATGGTACAGAAGAATCTGAAGATAGAAGAAATAACTTACAAGAACTAATTAATGCAGCTACTCAATATGAAGAAGAAACAGAAAGTGGAGATGTAGAGGGTTTTCTTTCTACAGCGGCCTTAACAACTGATAATGATACTAAGAAAAATAATCCCAACTCCGTAACTCTTATGACTCTGCACAATAGTAAGGGTTTAGAATTTCAAAATGTTTTTATCACTGGACTAGAGCAAGGTCTCTTCCCGAGTCATAGATCAATAGATACTCCCTCACTTTTGGAAGAGGAAAGAAGATTATGCTATGTAGGTATTACTAGAGCTAAAGAAAGAGTTTTCTTAAGTCATGCTAGAGAAAGAAGATTATGGGGTGGAATGCGGGAAGCAACAATTCCTTCAATATTTCTTTCGGAAATACCCGAAGACTTAATGGATGGTGAATTACCCCAAACTGGAGGTGCTTCAATAAGAAGAGATTGGCATCTTGATCGTTTAACAAGAGTTGACCGAAATAATCAAAATGAATTTGCTAACAAACCAATAAATGCAGTAAGGAAATTATATTCAGGACCAAGTAAAGGGAAAAGCTGGATAGTTGGAGATAAGCTAATTCACTCAAAATTCGGGAAAGGTGAAATTATACATATTTTTGGGAGCGGGGAAAAAATATCTTTAGCAGTAAAATTTGGTGATAAAGGAAGTAAAATTCTAGATCCCAGATTAGCTCCAATTCGTTACGTAAGTTAA
- a CDS encoding 2Fe-2S iron-sulfur cluster-binding protein, translating to MATIRFIREGVDIQCKTGENLRDFIIREKLQLYGPKGMLGNCGGAGQCSTCFVSIEGGSKNSLSPLTTVEEEKLKNRPKNWRLACQTLINSSAVILTKPQSPPSNLKELKERSDNK from the coding sequence ATGGCAACTATTAGATTCATCCGAGAAGGAGTTGATATTCAGTGTAAAACTGGAGAAAATTTAAGGGATTTCATAATTAGAGAGAAATTACAACTTTATGGGCCTAAAGGAATGTTGGGTAATTGTGGTGGAGCAGGACAATGCAGTACTTGTTTCGTTTCTATAGAAGGAGGAAGCAAAAATTCTTTGAGTCCACTTACTACTGTGGAAGAAGAGAAACTTAAAAATAGACCTAAAAATTGGAGACTTGCATGTCAAACTCTAATTAATTCATCTGCAGTAATACTTACAAAACCTCAATCTCCTCCTTCTAACTTAAAGGAACTAAAAGAAAGGAGTGATAATAAATAA
- the nrdR gene encoding transcriptional regulator NrdR, giving the protein MQCPTCQNTDSRVLESRAADSGKSVRRRRECLNCSYRFTTYERVETMPISVIKKDGGRELFDKQKLFSGISRACEKTNFTSEAIINFVDGIESQIIQNSNKDIKSSQIGELILKSLRKENEVAYIRYASVYRKFNGVKDFISTLESLKGSSKNKLASIL; this is encoded by the coding sequence ATGCAGTGTCCAACCTGTCAAAATACGGATAGCAGAGTTTTGGAATCAAGAGCTGCTGATAGTGGGAAAAGTGTTAGAAGAAGAAGAGAGTGTCTAAATTGCAGCTACAGATTTACCACTTATGAAAGAGTTGAAACAATGCCAATTTCAGTTATTAAAAAAGATGGGGGTAGAGAATTATTTGATAAACAAAAATTATTTTCTGGTATATCAAGAGCTTGCGAAAAGACTAATTTCACTAGTGAAGCAATAATTAATTTTGTAGATGGAATTGAATCACAAATCATACAAAATTCTAATAAAGATATTAAATCTTCACAAATTGGAGAGTTGATACTTAAAAGCCTTAGGAAAGAAAACGAAGTTGCTTATATAAGATATGCCTCAGTTTACAGAAAATTTAATGGGGTAAAAGATTTTATCTCTACTCTGGAATCTCTAAAAGGAAGTTCAAAAAATAAATTAGCTTCAATTTTATAA